In the Helianthus annuus cultivar XRQ/B chromosome 11, HanXRQr2.0-SUNRISE, whole genome shotgun sequence genome, one interval contains:
- the LOC110892000 gene encoding LOB domain-containing protein 16 — protein sequence MAASVGTGSPCGACKFLRRKCTPDCIFAPYFCSEQGPARFASIHKVFGASNVSKLLHHVAVADRCEAVVSIAYEAQARIKDPVLGCVAHIFALQQQVAWLQAQLLQARAQVAQSCRDSRNTKSQWSANMAGAMSYQDYMNATNFMNCNTSPQSSMDSIDHINEGMLRK from the exons ATGGCAGCCTCCGTAGGAACTGGCTCACCTTGTGGTGCATGCAAGTTTCTCAGAAGAAAATGCACTCCAGATTGCATCTTTGCACCCTACTTCTGCTCCGAACAAGGGCCTGCTCGATTTGCCTCGATTCACAAGGTGTTTGGCGCAAGCAATGTTTCGAAATTGTTGCACCATGTGGCAGTTGCTGACCGCTGTGAGGCAGTGGTCAGCATTGCTTATGAAGCTCAAGCTAGGATCAAAGATCCTGTTTTGGGCTGCGTTGCACATATCTTCGCCTTACAACAGCAG GTTGCATGGTTACAAGCACAGTTGCTGCAAGCCAGAGCTCAAGTGGCACAAAGCTGCCGGGATTCAAGAAACACTAAAAGTCAATGGTCTGCAAACATGGCTGGAGCAATGTCTTATCAGGATTACATGAATGCTACAAATTTCATGAACTGCAACACATCACCACAAAGTTCAATGGACTCAATCGATCATATCAATGAAGGAATGTTGAGGAAGTGA